One window from the genome of Comamonas sp. lk encodes:
- a CDS encoding thiol:disulfide interchange protein DsbA/DsbL codes for MKRREFSLVASAAATGALTLGSSATWAQAAGFKEGKDYLKLSKQAPVSAPAGKVEVIEFFWYSCPHCNVFEPTFAAWKNAAPADVVVNRVPVAFNASFVPQQKLYYTLEGMNLLGTLHAKAFHAIHVERNRLATDDAIFEWAGKQGVDVAKFKEMYNSFTVSNQVRKATQLQQAYDVEGVPAMGVAGKYYTDGTKAGNMENVLRVVNALIVSSRKG; via the coding sequence ATGAAACGCCGCGAATTTTCTCTGGTTGCATCTGCTGCAGCCACTGGTGCTTTGACACTGGGTTCCTCTGCCACCTGGGCTCAGGCCGCAGGCTTCAAGGAAGGCAAGGACTACCTCAAGCTCAGCAAGCAAGCCCCTGTTAGCGCGCCCGCCGGCAAGGTCGAGGTGATCGAGTTCTTCTGGTATAGCTGCCCGCACTGCAATGTTTTCGAGCCCACGTTTGCGGCCTGGAAGAACGCAGCGCCTGCCGATGTGGTGGTCAACCGCGTGCCCGTGGCCTTCAATGCCTCTTTTGTGCCTCAGCAAAAGCTGTACTACACCCTGGAAGGCATGAATCTGCTGGGTACGCTGCACGCCAAGGCCTTCCACGCCATTCACGTGGAACGCAACCGTCTGGCCACCGATGACGCCATCTTCGAATGGGCCGGCAAGCAGGGCGTGGATGTGGCCAAGTTCAAGGAGATGTACAACTCCTTTACCGTCTCCAACCAGGTGCGCAAGGCCACCCAGCTGCAGCAGGCCTACGACGTGGAAGGCGTGCCTGCCATGGGCGTGGCCGGCAAGTACTACACGGATGGCACCAAGGCCGGCAACATGGAAAATGTGTTGCGCGTGGTCAATGCCCTGATCGTGTCCAGCCGCAAGGGCTGA